One window of Medicago truncatula cultivar Jemalong A17 chromosome 2, MtrunA17r5.0-ANR, whole genome shotgun sequence genomic DNA carries:
- the LOC11421900 gene encoding uncharacterized protein, whose amino-acid sequence MGVNVNVRILCVCVVLFMAIEAMGVHQTAPMDQFLENKNIFKKKRPRSRSRPIDYTFKLPIAQTSWPKGNGFAGGFLDLGGLQVYQASTFSKVWGAYEGGLDNQGASVYEPTGIPKGFSMLGSYSQPNNKPLFGYVFVAKDVSSSTTGRTLKPPVDYTLVSNTASFKATQDSTLYIWLPIAPNGYKALGHVVTTTQDKPSLDKIMCVRSDLTDQCESSSWIWGSNNFNFYNVRPINRGTQAPGVRVGTFFAQNGGNTNPPSISCLKNLNSISQIMPNKKQIEAMLQVYSPFLYLHSDEEYLPSSVNWFFSNGALLYKKGEESNPVPIAQNGTNLPQDPNTDGAYWIDLPADAANKERVKKGNLQSAESYVHVKPMYGGTFTDIAMWVFYPFNGPGRAKVEFLNVKLGKIGEHVGDWEHVTLRVSNLDGQLWHVYFSQHNLGSWIDSSQLEFQDGIGATKRPVVYASLHGHASYPHAGLVLLGKNGIGARDDTNKGKNVMDMGKFVLVSAEYLGSEVKEPAWLNYFREWGPHVDYSLDDELKNVEKLLPGKLKNGFEDIIRSLPKEALGEAGPTGPKQKNNWSGDEV is encoded by the exons ATGGGTGTGAATGTTAATGTGAGGAttctttgtgtttgtgttgtgcTTTTCATGGCAATTGAAGCAATGGGAGTTCATCAAACTGCACCAATGGATCAATTTTTAG AGAATAAGAACATCTTTAAGAAAAAGCGACCAAGATCCCGCTCTCGCCCCATTGACTACACATTCAAACTTCCAATTGCACAAACTTCTTGGCCAAAAG GTAATGGTTTCGCAGGCGGATTCCTCGATCTAGGTGGGCTACAAGTGTATCAAGCATCAACTTTCAGCAAAGTTTGGGGTGCGTACGAGGGTGGCCTGGACAATCAAGGCGCCTCCGTGTATGAACCAACAGGAATACCTAAAGGATTCTCTATGTTAGGTAGCTACAGCCAACCAAACAATAAGCCTCTTTTTGGATATGTTTTTGTAGCAAAGGATGTTTCTTCAAGTACCACAGGTAGAACTTTAAAACCACCAGTTGATTACACACTTGTATCGAACACCGCATCCTTCAAGGCTACTCAAGATTCCACTCTTTATATTTGGTTACCAATAGCACCTAATGGATACAAAGCTTTAGGACATGTTGTCACCACAACACAAGATAAACCTTCACTTGACAAAATCATGTGTGTCAGATCAGACCTCACAGACCAATGTGAGTCTTCTTCGTGGATTTGGGGATCAAACAACTTCAATTTCTACAATGTTAGACCAATCAATAGAGGAACTCAAGCTCCTGGTGTTCGAGTCGGTACCTTCTTTGCTCAAAATGGTGGGAATACTAACCCTCCATCAATTTCATGTTTGAAGAATCTCAATTCTATTTCACAAATCATGcctaataaaaaacaaattgaggCAATGCTCCAAGTTTACTCTCCATTTCTATACTTACATTCTGATGAAGAATACTTACCTTCCTCGGTTAATTGGTTTTTCTCCAATGGAGCATTACTATACAAGAAAGGTGAAGAATCAAATCCTGTTCCCATAGCACAAAATGGTACTAACCTTCCTCAGGATCCCAATACTGATGGTGCCTATTGGATAGACCTACCTGCTGATGCTGCAAACAAAGAGAGAGTCAAGAAAGGTAATCTACAAAGTGCAGAATCATACGTACATGTGAAACCAATGTATGGAGGAACATTCACTGATATTGCCATGTGGGTTTTTTACCCTTTTAATGGACCTGGGAGAGCAAAAGTGGAGTTCTTAAATGTGAAATTAGGGAAAATAGGTGAACATGTTGGTGATTGGGAGCACGTGACATTAAGGGTAAGTAATTTGGATGGTCAATTATGGCATGTATATTTCTCACAACATAATCTTGGTTCATGGATTGATTCATCCCAACTTGAGTTCCAAGATGGAATAGGTGCAACAAAAAGACCTGTTGTCTATGCTTCATTGCATGGTCATGCATCATATCCACATGCTGGTCTTGTTCTACTAGGGAAAAATGGAATAGGTGCAAGAGATGATACTAATAAAGGAAAGAATGTTATGGATATGGGAAAATTTGTATTGGTTTCTGCAGAGTATTTAGGGTCTGAAGTTAAAGAGCCAGCATGGTTGAATTATTTTAGGGAATGGGGTCCACACGTGGACTATAGTCTAGATGATGAGTTGAAGAATGTTGAGAAGTTATTGCCTGGGAAGTTAAAAAACGGTTTTGAAGATATTATTAGGAGTTTACCAAAAGAAGCGTTGGGAGAGGCAGGACCAACAGGTCCAAAGCAAAAGAATAATTGGAGTGGTGATGAAGTTTGA